The following are from one region of the Mesorhizobium sp. B2-8-5 genome:
- a CDS encoding helix-turn-helix domain-containing protein, translating to MSFNDINFVHELSIPKQEPEEPADIERAKHVLLYIATRVGNGVGCWASQETMAEEMAMPLRAVERAIQLLKRLKLIKTTRRSRKTSIIKVNTSWVPPYNAPPVGDGSLAAPIPSSVGGSELSADPPTGAARTASQAADKHNEHAGRSRRTGVEAVEQGFGSKLDKPASVSFEEEPISDPQPATLIGASFIEIPMLGPSFEQKAKGAELATPGSGSHLDGGSPGAPSLVARQPSSPAQRARDSKQHAPPIAPIGRKPVLPQIEDQELYNRLTKRSPR from the coding sequence ATGAGCTTCAACGACATCAACTTCGTCCACGAGCTCTCGATCCCAAAGCAGGAGCCAGAGGAGCCAGCAGATATCGAGCGGGCTAAGCACGTCCTGCTCTATATCGCGACCCGCGTCGGTAATGGAGTGGGGTGCTGGGCTTCACAAGAAACGATGGCAGAGGAAATGGCGATGCCGCTTCGGGCGGTCGAGCGAGCGATCCAACTGCTCAAGCGGTTGAAACTGATCAAAACCACTCGGCGTTCGCGAAAAACCAGCATCATAAAAGTGAATACAAGCTGGGTGCCGCCATATAATGCCCCGCCAGTAGGTGACGGATCATTGGCGGCGCCCATTCCGTCATCTGTTGGCGGATCAGAATTGTCGGCCGATCCGCCAACAGGCGCTGCCCGAACCGCCAGCCAGGCGGCGGACAAACATAACGAACACGCCGGGCGCTCGCGCCGGACTGGCGTGGAGGCTGTTGAGCAAGGGTTTGGTTCAAAGCTAGATAAGCCGGCATCTGTGTCCTTTGAAGAGGAACCGATTTCCGATCCTCAGCCGGCCACACTGATCGGTGCTTCCTTCATCGAAATCCCGATGCTCGGGCCTTCCTTCGAACAGAAAGCCAAAGGCGCTGAACTGGCGACACCAGGCTCGGGCAGCCACCTAGACGGTGGCTCGCCCGGCGCGCCTTCGCTAGTAGCGCGCCAACCGTCATCGCCAGCACAACGGGCCCGCGACAGCAAGCAACACGCGCCGCCCATCGCCCCGATTGGTCGAAAGCCCGTCCTGCCGCAAATCGAAGACCAAGAACTCTACAACCGCCTCACCAAGCGGTCACCCCGGTAA